A genomic segment from Gilvibacter sp. SZ-19 encodes:
- a CDS encoding short chain dehydrogenase: protein MKVVVIGGNGTIGNHVVAALKQEHEVVVVGRNSGDIQVDMANEADLIRLFKTTGTVDAVVVTAGDAKWDKFDNLSEDDFYIGINSKLMGQVNVVRIAKDYLSQGGSITLSTGILADDPVDMTTSAAMVNGAIHSFVKAVVLELDAVRVNVVCAGLVEDAYEKYKDYFPGHDPVSMAKVTNAYLKSVLGKINGQIIRVNA, encoded by the coding sequence ATGAAAGTAGTAGTCATAGGAGGAAACGGAACCATAGGTAACCATGTAGTTGCTGCGCTTAAGCAAGAACATGAGGTGGTTGTTGTAGGTCGAAACTCTGGCGATATTCAGGTGGATATGGCAAACGAGGCCGACTTGATCCGTCTCTTTAAAACTACAGGAACTGTAGATGCTGTTGTGGTAACTGCCGGAGATGCTAAATGGGACAAGTTTGACAACTTAAGCGAAGACGACTTCTACATAGGTATAAACAGCAAACTTATGGGGCAGGTCAATGTGGTTCGCATTGCCAAAGACTATTTGAGCCAGGGAGGCTCCATTACCTTATCTACAGGTATTCTAGCGGACGATCCTGTGGATATGACTACTTCCGCAGCCATGGTCAATGGTGCTATTCACAGTTTTGTAAAGGCTGTAGTTCTTGAATTGGACGCGGTGCGTGTCAATGTGGTATGTGCCGGTCTGGTAGAAGATGCCTACGAAAAATATAAAGACTATTTCCCCGGACACGATCCGGTGTCTATGGCTAAAGTCACGAACGCTTATCTAAAGAGTGTTCTCGGAAAGATCAACGGACAAATAATACGCGTAAACGCATAA
- a CDS encoding GIY-YIG nuclease family protein, which yields MKHCVYMISNKKDGVLYVGKTKRLKQRIYQHKSKAHPNTFSARYNLDKLMYFEEFQSHEDALLRERRIKKWKRAWKIELIEKSNPNWRDLYEEI from the coding sequence ATGAAACACTGCGTTTACATGATTTCAAATAAAAAAGATGGTGTTTTATATGTCGGAAAAACTAAAAGACTGAAACAACGGATATATCAACATAAGAGCAAAGCGCATCCAAATACATTTTCTGCGAGATATAATTTGGATAAGCTGATGTATTTCGAGGAGTTTCAGAGTCACGAGGATGCTCTTCTTCGAGAGAGAAGAATAAAGAAATGGAAGAGAGCATGGAAAATAGAATTAATCGAGAAATCTAATCCTAATTGGAGGGATTTGTACGAAGAAATATAA
- a CDS encoding 3-hydroxyacyl-CoA dehydrogenase NAD-binding domain-containing protein, producing the protein MIHRVGIIGAGTMGSGIAQVAATAGCEVVLCDLNQEVLDRSAAKLEQVLSRLVVKGRIESEEKKRIQALISYSTSLGDLGGSNLVIEAIVESLEIKTKLFQQLEPLLGDDCIIATNTSSLSVAAIAASLQKPERCLGIHFFNPAPLMKLVEVIPAVQTTNHNTDLVVQTIKDWGKVVALAKDTPGFIVNRVARPFYGEALRILEEGIADVPTIDWALKSKGGFRMGPFELMDFIGNDVNYTVTETVFKAFYYDPRYKPSFTQKRLSEAGYLGRKSGRGYYNYAEGAVNPEPQTDDALATKILNRVLVMLINEAADALYLNIASAEDIDLAMTKGVNYPKGLLAWADEFGIANCVDQLDALYDTYREDRYRTSPILRKMAEANQTFF; encoded by the coding sequence ATGATACATCGGGTAGGGATTATAGGAGCCGGAACCATGGGGAGTGGCATTGCACAAGTTGCTGCCACAGCGGGTTGTGAGGTTGTACTTTGCGATCTGAACCAAGAAGTCTTGGACCGCTCCGCAGCAAAACTTGAACAAGTTCTGAGCCGTTTGGTGGTAAAAGGCCGAATCGAATCCGAAGAGAAGAAAAGAATCCAAGCTTTGATCAGCTATTCCACATCCTTAGGAGACCTGGGTGGGTCCAATCTGGTTATCGAAGCTATCGTAGAGTCCCTAGAGATCAAGACCAAGCTGTTTCAGCAATTAGAACCGCTGCTCGGAGACGATTGTATCATAGCCACCAATACCTCATCTTTATCTGTAGCGGCTATAGCTGCGTCTTTACAAAAACCGGAACGCTGTTTGGGAATTCACTTTTTCAATCCAGCTCCGCTGATGAAATTGGTGGAGGTCATTCCGGCAGTACAAACCACCAATCACAATACTGATCTAGTTGTCCAAACCATTAAGGATTGGGGTAAGGTGGTTGCCTTAGCCAAGGACACTCCAGGATTCATAGTAAATCGTGTGGCCAGACCTTTCTATGGCGAGGCGCTGCGGATATTGGAAGAAGGAATTGCCGATGTCCCAACCATCGATTGGGCATTGAAGAGCAAGGGAGGTTTTCGTATGGGGCCTTTTGAGCTAATGGATTTTATTGGCAACGATGTTAACTACACCGTAACCGAAACTGTTTTTAAGGCTTTCTATTACGACCCGCGCTACAAACCTTCTTTTACGCAAAAGCGCTTGAGCGAAGCCGGTTATTTAGGAAGAAAGTCGGGTAGAGGTTATTACAATTATGCCGAGGGAGCTGTAAATCCAGAACCTCAGACAGATGATGCCTTGGCAACAAAAATATTGAACCGTGTTTTGGTGATGTTGATCAATGAGGCTGCGGATGCTTTATATCTAAACATTGCCAGCGCTGAAGATATTGATCTGGCCATGACCAAGGGTGTAAATTACCCCAAAGGGCTTTTAGCTTGGGCAGACGAATTCGGTATAGCCAATTGCGTGGATCAATTAGATGCACTTTACGATACCTATCGTGAAGATCGCTACAGAACATCGCCGATACTTAGAAAAATGGCCGAGGCCAATCAAACCTTCTTTTAA
- a CDS encoding PaaI family thioesterase, translating to MQGEKIPYKMLSLDPFSQWLGIEILHCEVGRVRLGLKVRPEMLNSMGFAHGGITYALADTAFGFTSNTHGKYAVSIETSINHIEALNEGDYLVAECTLDHTKNKVGFNIVEIHRGDELVALFKGVVYRTSKDWEE from the coding sequence ATGCAGGGCGAGAAGATTCCATACAAAATGCTTTCACTAGATCCTTTTAGCCAATGGCTGGGGATAGAGATCTTGCATTGTGAAGTTGGTCGGGTTCGATTAGGCCTAAAGGTAAGACCAGAGATGCTAAACAGTATGGGTTTTGCCCATGGCGGGATTACGTACGCTTTGGCGGATACTGCTTTTGGTTTTACCAGTAATACCCACGGTAAATATGCCGTGTCCATAGAAACCTCCATTAATCATATAGAAGCATTGAACGAAGGCGATTATTTGGTGGCCGAATGCACCTTGGACCACACCAAGAATAAAGTGGGTTTTAATATCGTGGAGATACACCGCGGAGACGAATTAGTAGCGCTGTTCAAAGGCGTGGTTTACAGAACATCAAAAGATTGGGAAGAATGA
- the pcaF gene encoding 3-oxoadipyl-CoA thiolase, producing MKEAYIIDGVRTPIGNYKGTLSAVRTDDLGAHVIRELTARHPEIPLDAYDDVIMGCANQAGEDNRNVARMALLLAGLPFTVPGETINRLCSSGLSAIVQANRAIKAGDGDLFISGGVENMTRGPYVIAKPTSAFGNDAKMYDSSFGWRFVNHKMHELYGTDGMGNTAENLVAKYNISREDQDAFAYWSQMKAAAARESGRLGMEIVDVVIPQRKKDDIIFSQDEFIKPTTSKEILAKLRPAFKSDGSVTAGNSSGLNDGAAATIVASEEAVKQYGLKPLARIVSSAVVGVEPRIMGIGPVEATYKALQKANLSLEDMDVIELNEAFASQALACIRQWGLADDDPRINPNGGSIAIGHPLGVTGTRIAYSAALELQQTDKRYALITMCVGVGQGYAAIIENVNL from the coding sequence ATGAAGGAAGCCTATATCATAGACGGAGTCAGAACTCCCATTGGAAATTACAAGGGAACTTTAAGCGCGGTGCGTACCGATGATTTGGGAGCCCACGTTATCCGGGAATTAACGGCGCGTCATCCAGAAATTCCCCTCGATGCTTATGATGACGTGATCATGGGTTGTGCCAATCAGGCCGGAGAGGATAATAGAAACGTGGCGCGTATGGCATTACTTTTAGCTGGTTTGCCTTTCACTGTTCCGGGGGAGACCATCAATCGCTTGTGCAGCAGTGGTCTTTCTGCAATTGTTCAGGCCAATCGTGCCATTAAAGCTGGAGATGGAGATCTTTTCATCTCTGGAGGTGTAGAGAACATGACCCGCGGCCCATATGTAATTGCGAAGCCTACTTCTGCTTTTGGGAATGATGCTAAAATGTACGATTCCAGCTTCGGTTGGCGATTCGTAAATCACAAGATGCACGAACTTTACGGCACTGACGGCATGGGAAATACCGCAGAGAACCTTGTGGCTAAGTACAACATTTCCCGTGAGGATCAAGATGCCTTTGCTTATTGGAGCCAAATGAAAGCTGCAGCAGCTCGCGAGAGCGGTAGACTTGGTATGGAGATCGTGGATGTGGTGATTCCGCAGCGCAAAAAAGACGATATCATCTTTTCGCAAGACGAATTCATAAAACCAACTACTTCTAAAGAAATACTAGCCAAATTACGTCCGGCATTCAAGTCAGACGGTAGTGTAACGGCCGGAAACTCTTCTGGTCTGAACGATGGAGCAGCAGCAACCATTGTCGCTTCAGAAGAAGCCGTGAAACAATATGGCCTTAAACCGCTGGCTAGAATTGTGAGTTCGGCAGTGGTAGGGGTAGAACCTCGAATCATGGGTATAGGCCCGGTAGAGGCAACCTACAAAGCACTCCAGAAAGCCAATTTGAGCCTAGAAGATATGGATGTCATTGAGCTCAATGAAGCCTTTGCTTCCCAAGCTTTGGCCTGTATTAGACAGTGGGGCTTGGCCGATGACGACCCAAGAATTAACCCGAACGGAGGTTCTATAGCTATCGGGCATCCGTTAGGAGTTACGGGAACGCGAATCGCTTATTCCGCAGCATTGGAATTGCAACAAACGGATAAACGCTATGCGCTTATTACCATGTGTGTTGGTGTGGGACAAGGATATGCGGCCATCATAGAAAATGTAAACCTTTAG
- a CDS encoding dihydrolipoamide acetyltransferase family protein, translated as MKKHTLTLPRMGESITEGTLLNWLVGEGETFAEGDILCEVATDKVDNEVPAPAAGTLIKHLAATKEVVAVGAPLAELELSDEVVVKAEAPKTAAPTSAVPKTSIPKKKTATGYTVNENIFVSPLIEAIAREHHISFEELARIPATGNEGRLRKSDVMQYIADGRPYQFVQPASDSGFKVPDLKFDKGTGERVPMDRMRQMIADHMVFSKHTSPHVTAYVEADLTAMSTWRKANKTAFMDKHGQKLTFTPLFIQAIAKAIQDFPNINSSLDGEDIIIKDHINIGMATALPSGNLIVPVVKDADKLNLAELAAETNRLALAAREGNLKADDTQGSTFTISNVGTFGSLMGTPIINQPEAAILATGIIKKRAEVIEYPEGDKIEIREMMYLSLSFDHRIVDGFLAGSFLRRIADYMEQFDSNKTI; from the coding sequence ATGAAGAAACACACCTTGACTTTACCGAGAATGGGAGAATCCATTACAGAAGGTACCCTGCTGAACTGGTTGGTAGGAGAAGGGGAGACCTTTGCAGAAGGAGATATCCTCTGTGAAGTGGCTACAGACAAGGTAGACAATGAAGTTCCTGCACCTGCTGCCGGAACTCTTATAAAGCATTTGGCTGCGACCAAAGAAGTTGTTGCCGTTGGGGCGCCTTTGGCAGAATTGGAACTCAGTGATGAAGTTGTGGTAAAAGCTGAGGCCCCAAAAACTGCTGCTCCAACATCCGCAGTACCAAAAACATCAATACCTAAGAAAAAGACAGCTACGGGCTATACGGTCAACGAGAATATCTTTGTGAGTCCGCTCATTGAGGCCATTGCTCGGGAGCATCATATAAGCTTTGAAGAACTGGCTCGGATCCCAGCTACAGGGAATGAGGGTCGCCTGAGAAAGAGTGACGTTATGCAATACATTGCAGACGGGCGTCCGTATCAGTTCGTGCAACCCGCAAGCGATTCTGGCTTTAAGGTGCCCGATCTGAAGTTTGACAAAGGTACAGGAGAACGCGTACCTATGGACCGTATGCGCCAAATGATCGCAGATCATATGGTGTTCTCCAAGCACACTTCGCCTCACGTAACAGCCTATGTGGAAGCCGACCTTACTGCCATGAGTACCTGGCGCAAGGCAAATAAAACGGCTTTTATGGATAAGCATGGGCAGAAGCTGACCTTCACGCCATTGTTTATTCAAGCCATTGCAAAAGCGATTCAAGATTTCCCGAACATCAACAGTTCGCTAGACGGCGAAGACATCATTATTAAAGATCATATCAATATTGGGATGGCGACTGCATTACCCAGTGGTAATTTGATCGTACCTGTCGTAAAAGATGCTGATAAATTGAACTTGGCGGAATTGGCTGCGGAGACTAACCGTTTGGCCCTCGCTGCTCGCGAAGGCAATCTCAAAGCAGATGATACCCAAGGAAGCACCTTTACCATAAGTAATGTAGGGACTTTTGGAAGTCTAATGGGAACGCCGATCATCAATCAGCCAGAGGCCGCGATCCTAGCAACGGGAATCATTAAAAAACGCGCTGAGGTGATCGAGTATCCGGAAGGCGATAAGATCGAGATCCGTGAAATGATGTATCTCTCCCTCTCCTTTGACCATCGTATCGTAGATGGTTTCTTGGCAGGATCTTTCTTAAGAAGAATAGCCGATTATATGGAACAATTTGATTCCAACAAAACGATTTAA
- a CDS encoding transferase hexapeptide repeat family protein: MIYSFKGHIPVVHRSSFVHPLAAVTGNVIIGKDCYIGPGAAIRGDWGEIVLEDGVNVQENCTVHMFPGKSITLAAGAHVGHGAVIHGANLGRNCLIGMNSVIMDDAVIGDESIVGAMSFVKAETVIPRRSLVVGNPAKVIKEVSDEMIAWKTAGTKLYQQLPADCHESLKEVEPLTEIPENRPEQEDFYKTLASFKRNNS, encoded by the coding sequence GTGATCTATTCCTTTAAAGGACATATCCCAGTAGTGCACCGCAGCAGTTTTGTGCATCCTTTGGCGGCAGTGACCGGCAATGTGATCATTGGTAAAGACTGTTATATAGGGCCAGGAGCTGCTATTCGCGGCGATTGGGGTGAGATCGTTTTAGAGGATGGAGTCAATGTGCAGGAGAACTGCACCGTACATATGTTTCCGGGCAAGAGTATTACGCTGGCTGCCGGAGCCCATGTGGGCCACGGAGCAGTAATTCACGGGGCTAATTTGGGTCGTAATTGTCTTATTGGGATGAACTCGGTGATCATGGATGATGCGGTCATCGGTGATGAATCCATAGTCGGAGCCATGAGTTTTGTCAAGGCAGAAACGGTGATCCCAAGACGCAGTTTGGTGGTCGGAAATCCGGCTAAAGTGATCAAAGAGGTCAGTGACGAGATGATCGCTTGGAAGACTGCAGGGACCAAACTCTATCAGCAGTTGCCGGCAGACTGTCACGAATCCCTCAAAGAAGTAGAACCACTAACAGAGATTCCAGAGAACAGGCCTGAACAAGAAGATTTTTATAAAACACTAGCGAGTTTTAAACGCAATAATTCATGA
- the paaZ gene encoding phenylacetic acid degradation bifunctional protein PaaZ, with translation MNKTQHYVLGSWMDGAGDGNPIADSVTGEIFTAVSVEGLAVPDILQYGRDKGDVLRKMTFQERGNMLKKLALHLTKKKEAFYELSYRTGATRIDSWIDIEGGFGNLFANASLRKLFPNQPYHVEGDPIDLSRGGRFMAHHIMVPRQGVAVHINAFNFPVWGMLEKCAVNWMAGMPAVVLPAPQTAYLAEAVVREIIASGILPEGSLQLISGTAKNILDTVQSQDVVTFTGSASTGRLLKNHPQLLAESVPFTMEADSLNASILGADAVLGTPEFDLFIKEVRKEMTVKCGQKCTAIRRIIVPEPLIEDVQIALGKALDKVTVGDPRLKEVRMGALVSTQQRDAVKEQVSKIAETASLVYGDLETVNTTGADAAAGAFISPILLREDDPFKNQAAHVTEAFGPVSTLMPYKDLDEAITLARMGKGSLVSSIVTHDDSVARDYVVGAASHHGRILVLNRENAKESTGHGSPLPNLIHGGPGRAGGGEEMGGMRGVKHYLQRCAVQGSPTTLTEVTGIYQPKGAYKEIDKHPFAYHWEDIEPGMSLKTHKRTITDGDIVNFANLTWDHFYAHTDITSLDGSIFEKRTAHGYFILAAAAGLFVYPNKGPVAANYGLEECRFLRPIYHNDTVYVRLTCKQKIDRDSRGKELPSGIVKWYVEVFDTADELVAIATILTMVQKKQTVFTEMTDSSIKSCLNRLQANDKPAWGTMSAQAMVEHLEYTYRIASGEIQDFEIATPEKILEKVNETLYNYKKMPREYDFPLAAQSKINEHLHADLETAKIKMLEAREAYLQFFNENPDAITNNVVFGPLNKFEWYLLERKHLNHHFEQFNLL, from the coding sequence ATGAATAAGACCCAACATTATGTTTTAGGATCCTGGATGGACGGGGCCGGAGACGGTAACCCAATTGCCGATTCAGTTACCGGAGAAATTTTTACTGCAGTTTCTGTAGAAGGTCTTGCGGTGCCAGATATTCTTCAATACGGCCGTGATAAAGGTGATGTGCTTAGAAAGATGACCTTTCAAGAGCGCGGGAATATGCTCAAGAAGCTCGCTTTGCATCTAACTAAAAAGAAAGAAGCCTTTTATGAGCTCAGTTACAGAACTGGAGCCACGCGCATTGACAGTTGGATCGATATAGAAGGCGGATTCGGAAACCTCTTTGCCAATGCATCCTTGCGTAAGCTATTCCCGAACCAACCGTACCACGTAGAAGGAGATCCTATTGACCTTTCTCGCGGCGGACGTTTTATGGCCCATCACATCATGGTGCCACGACAAGGAGTTGCTGTTCATATCAACGCCTTCAACTTCCCGGTTTGGGGCATGCTAGAGAAATGCGCCGTAAACTGGATGGCCGGAATGCCCGCTGTAGTCTTGCCTGCGCCGCAAACCGCCTATTTAGCAGAAGCTGTAGTACGTGAGATAATCGCCTCAGGAATTTTGCCTGAAGGAAGTTTACAACTCATCAGCGGTACAGCCAAGAACATTTTAGATACCGTACAATCTCAAGATGTGGTGACCTTTACGGGTTCTGCCAGTACTGGTCGTTTGTTAAAGAACCATCCGCAGCTACTTGCAGAATCTGTGCCTTTTACTATGGAGGCTGATTCCTTGAACGCTTCTATCTTAGGAGCTGATGCGGTTCTGGGTACTCCAGAATTCGATCTCTTCATCAAAGAGGTTCGCAAGGAAATGACCGTAAAATGTGGTCAAAAATGTACCGCGATCAGAAGGATCATAGTTCCGGAGCCTTTAATAGAAGATGTGCAGATCGCTCTAGGCAAAGCATTAGACAAGGTGACTGTTGGTGATCCACGCCTTAAAGAAGTGCGCATGGGTGCCTTGGTAAGCACGCAGCAACGTGATGCTGTAAAAGAACAAGTAAGCAAGATCGCCGAAACCGCCAGCTTGGTATATGGTGATCTTGAAACTGTCAATACTACTGGAGCTGATGCAGCTGCTGGAGCATTTATATCGCCCATCCTTTTGCGTGAGGATGATCCATTTAAAAATCAAGCGGCACACGTTACAGAAGCCTTTGGTCCTGTAAGTACGCTGATGCCGTATAAAGATCTGGACGAAGCCATTACCTTGGCTCGTATGGGTAAAGGTTCTTTGGTGAGTTCCATTGTTACCCATGACGATAGTGTTGCCAGAGATTATGTAGTAGGTGCAGCAAGCCACCACGGACGTATTTTGGTGCTCAACAGAGAGAATGCCAAAGAAAGTACTGGTCACGGTTCTCCGCTGCCAAACCTTATCCACGGGGGTCCGGGTAGAGCAGGAGGTGGTGAAGAAATGGGTGGCATGCGCGGTGTAAAGCATTATTTGCAGCGCTGTGCGGTGCAAGGTTCACCAACTACGCTAACTGAGGTAACCGGGATCTATCAGCCTAAAGGTGCCTATAAAGAAATTGACAAGCATCCTTTTGCTTACCATTGGGAAGATATCGAGCCGGGCATGTCTTTAAAGACGCACAAGCGTACCATTACCGATGGTGACATTGTGAATTTTGCCAACCTAACTTGGGATCATTTCTATGCGCATACGGATATTACTTCTTTAGATGGATCCATCTTTGAAAAGCGCACGGCACACGGGTATTTCATCTTGGCTGCCGCAGCAGGTTTGTTTGTCTATCCGAACAAAGGACCAGTAGCTGCAAACTACGGTTTAGAGGAATGCCGCTTTTTACGACCTATTTATCACAACGATACCGTTTATGTACGCCTGACCTGTAAGCAGAAGATCGACAGAGATTCTCGTGGTAAGGAATTGCCAAGCGGAATTGTAAAATGGTACGTGGAAGTTTTTGATACTGCGGATGAGTTAGTGGCCATTGCGACCATCTTGACCATGGTACAAAAGAAGCAGACGGTCTTTACAGAAATGACCGATAGCAGCATAAAAAGTTGCTTGAACAGACTTCAGGCCAACGATAAACCCGCTTGGGGAACCATGTCAGCTCAGGCTATGGTAGAACACTTGGAGTATACCTACCGCATTGCCAGCGGAGAGATCCAAGATTTTGAGATCGCCACGCCAGAAAAGATATTAGAAAAGGTCAATGAGACCTTATACAACTACAAGAAAATGCCTAGGGAATACGATTTTCCATTGGCTGCGCAGTCAAAGATCAATGAGCATTTGCATGCTGATCTAGAAACTGCAAAAATTAAAATGCTAGAAGCGCGCGAGGCGTATCTGCAGTTCTTTAATGAGAACCCAGACGCCATTACCAACAATGTTGTTTTTGGACCCCTAAACAAGTTTGAATGGTACTTACTGGAGCGCAAGCATTTGAATCATCATTTTGAACAATTTAATTTATTGTAG
- a CDS encoding enoyl-CoA hydratase/isomerase family protein, giving the protein MTAPYVKTNIDDGIETIEFFHPAHNSLPGDILAQLADAITAAGENEAVKVIILKSGGDRTFCAGASFKELIAIDDAQTGQVFFSGFANVINAMRKCPKFIIGRVQGKTVGGGVGLASATDYCMATKFAAIKLSELNVGIGPFVVGPAVQRKLGLSGMSQIAIDANTFYPAEWARQKGLFTQVYDSTEELDEAVNGFAKQLCGYNPEAMREMKQMFWQGTEHWDELLAQRAAISGRLVLSEFTKETLKRFK; this is encoded by the coding sequence ATGACGGCACCCTACGTTAAAACGAATATAGATGACGGGATAGAAACCATTGAATTCTTTCATCCCGCGCACAACAGCTTACCGGGAGACATCTTGGCGCAACTTGCCGATGCTATTACTGCTGCTGGTGAAAATGAGGCTGTAAAAGTGATCATTTTAAAAAGCGGTGGCGATCGCACTTTCTGCGCAGGCGCCAGTTTTAAAGAACTCATCGCTATAGACGATGCTCAAACCGGGCAGGTGTTCTTTTCCGGGTTTGCCAATGTGATCAACGCCATGCGCAAATGTCCAAAGTTTATCATTGGTCGTGTGCAAGGAAAGACCGTTGGAGGCGGAGTTGGATTGGCTTCGGCTACTGATTACTGTATGGCGACCAAATTTGCAGCCATTAAACTCAGTGAACTCAACGTTGGGATCGGGCCCTTTGTAGTTGGGCCTGCTGTACAGCGCAAGCTTGGTTTAAGCGGCATGTCGCAGATCGCTATAGATGCCAATACTTTCTATCCTGCAGAATGGGCGAGACAAAAAGGATTGTTTACCCAGGTTTACGATTCTACAGAAGAATTGGACGAGGCTGTCAATGGTTTTGCCAAGCAGCTCTGCGGATACAATCCAGAAGCCATGCGTGAAATGAAGCAAATGTTCTGGCAAGGAACTGAGCATTGGGACGAGCTCTTGGCCCAGCGAGCTGCCATTAGCGGACGCTTGGTATTGAGTGAATTCACCAAAGAAACTTTGAAACGATTTAAGTAG
- a CDS encoding branched-chain amino acid aminotransferase codes for MQNIKIQTVAESRATAVDFDNIPLGRTFTDHMFICQYEDGQWQDPEIRPLELIPTHPAAMALHYGQAIFEGMKATVDASGNPMLFRAYDNAARLNFSAARMGMPDFPEELFVEGLKQLVALERSWIPPQEGSALYLRPFMYADEPFIGMRAATSYKFIIIASPAGPFFSKRIRLYAENQYIRAAQGGTGEAKAAGNYAAAIRPTELAKAKGYDQVLWLDAEHHEYIQEVGTMNIFFKIDGHFVTPTLDGAVLDGITRRSVMTLLEDAGYKVEQRRISIKELAKAAAEGRLEEAFGTGTAVGIAYIEAIGWGDEVIPLGDSSPVAEQINATLNGIKTGRLEDEHNWMLTV; via the coding sequence ATGCAAAACATAAAAATTCAAACGGTAGCCGAGTCTCGAGCCACTGCTGTTGATTTTGACAATATCCCATTGGGACGCACCTTTACCGATCATATGTTCATTTGTCAATATGAGGATGGACAATGGCAAGACCCAGAAATTCGCCCATTGGAACTTATTCCAACGCATCCGGCTGCTATGGCCTTGCATTATGGTCAAGCTATTTTTGAAGGCATGAAGGCGACGGTGGATGCTTCTGGGAACCCTATGCTTTTTAGAGCTTATGACAATGCTGCACGCCTCAACTTTAGTGCTGCGCGTATGGGCATGCCTGATTTTCCTGAGGAACTTTTCGTAGAAGGCTTAAAGCAATTGGTAGCCTTGGAACGCAGTTGGATTCCTCCTCAAGAAGGTAGCGCTCTGTACTTGCGTCCGTTTATGTATGCCGATGAGCCATTTATTGGGATGCGTGCTGCGACCTCTTATAAGTTTATCATTATCGCCTCGCCGGCAGGACCGTTCTTTAGCAAGCGTATCCGTTTATATGCAGAGAATCAATACATCCGTGCTGCTCAAGGTGGAACAGGAGAAGCTAAAGCGGCAGGAAACTACGCGGCTGCCATTCGCCCTACTGAATTGGCCAAAGCCAAAGGTTATGACCAGGTGTTGTGGTTAGATGCAGAGCATCACGAATATATTCAGGAAGTGGGAACCATGAATATCTTTTTTAAGATTGATGGGCATTTTGTAACACCTACACTAGACGGTGCCGTGCTTGACGGAATCACTAGACGTTCTGTGATGACGCTCTTGGAAGATGCTGGGTACAAGGTGGAGCAAAGACGCATCAGTATTAAAGAATTGGCCAAAGCTGCTGCAGAAGGACGCTTAGAAGAAGCCTTCGGAACAGGAACAGCAGTGGGTATTGCCTATATAGAAGCCATTGGTTGGGGAGATGAGGTGATCCCATTAGGTGACAGTAGCCCAGTGGCAGAACAGATCAATGCCACCTTAAACGGAATTAAAACAGGTCGTTTAGAAGATGAGCACAACTGGATGCTCACGGTTTAG